A section of the Verrucomicrobiota bacterium genome encodes:
- a CDS encoding class I SAM-dependent methyltransferase, producing the protein MSKSSPGYRFIRYLESRLQGSAAGKTGVACYRLIRHLRVGSRRRQLARDYGRDTLPTIRCDEWLGPGPCTLSHYTFAPWSTSPIEHALIQGLARRLKPCHFLEIGSLRGELLANLNGFVESAISLSLSKDDMIKRGYPKGVVDTNLLYENEVEHLSVIYADSREYDFSKLPPPPRNLVFVDGDHAYEMVKHDTKNVLSVCAGESAIVWHDYALGDQMTVNWPVFAGILDGLPRSIWSRLYHVNNTACAVLLPESWSVRLHENPFYPETRYSISISVNQTASVVSSTAPAGVGQS; encoded by the coding sequence ATGAGCAAGAGCAGTCCAGGTTATCGATTCATCCGCTATCTCGAATCGCGGCTACAAGGGTCCGCGGCGGGCAAGACGGGGGTGGCCTGCTATCGGCTCATTCGCCACCTCCGCGTCGGTTCGCGACGGAGGCAACTAGCCCGGGACTATGGACGGGATACGCTGCCGACCATACGTTGCGATGAATGGCTTGGACCCGGCCCTTGCACACTTTCTCATTACACCTTTGCGCCCTGGAGCACGTCACCGATCGAACACGCGCTGATCCAGGGTTTGGCCCGTCGTTTGAAACCGTGCCATTTTCTTGAAATCGGGTCCTTGCGGGGGGAGCTTTTGGCAAATCTGAACGGCTTTGTAGAATCCGCCATCAGCCTTTCCCTTTCGAAGGACGACATGATCAAGCGGGGCTATCCCAAAGGAGTGGTCGATACGAATCTGCTATATGAAAATGAGGTCGAGCATCTTTCCGTGATCTACGCGGACTCAAGGGAATATGACTTTTCCAAACTCCCGCCCCCACCGCGCAATCTGGTTTTTGTCGATGGCGACCACGCCTATGAAATGGTCAAGCACGATACGAAGAATGTCTTGAGTGTTTGCGCCGGGGAATCTGCGATCGTCTGGCACGATTATGCGTTGGGAGATCAGATGACGGTGAACTGGCCAGTGTTTGCCGGCATTCTCGATGGTCTTCCGAGGAGCATCTGGAGCAGACTTTATCATGTGAATAACACTGCGTGCGCAGTTCTGCTTCCCGAAAGCTGGAGCGTCCGCCTTCACGAGAATCCGTTTTAT